A stretch of Spirochaeta cellobiosiphila DSM 17781 DNA encodes these proteins:
- a CDS encoding aldose 1-epimerase family protein yields the protein MIELKNSVLSISINPNGAELTHIKYNEKEYLWQGDSDYWVGQSPQLFPVIGACPEGGWDYKGKKILLGNHGFARKSSFELVEQSDDHCLLSLTDRESIKSQYPFSFALYIKYSLDHNRLRVDYLVENKGKGILPFSIGAHPGFICPLDSGLKFEDYYVQFNRREKIARRYKNEFLTGEKELLLDNSDRIDLDYRLFDRGAIIFSGLESDSVILKSDKSSHSVQMDFAGFPDFGIWTVPGKKAPYLCLEPWFGVDSSEGDSSDFEKKEGIQFLQTGETFPCSYSLLFS from the coding sequence ATGATAGAATTAAAGAATTCAGTTCTGTCCATTAGTATTAATCCAAATGGAGCAGAACTGACACACATTAAATACAATGAAAAGGAATATCTTTGGCAAGGCGATTCAGACTATTGGGTGGGGCAATCGCCACAGTTATTTCCTGTAATAGGGGCCTGTCCTGAAGGTGGTTGGGACTATAAAGGTAAAAAAATCCTTTTGGGTAATCATGGTTTTGCCAGGAAAAGCTCATTTGAATTGGTAGAACAGAGTGATGACCATTGTCTTTTATCCCTTACAGATAGGGAAAGCATAAAATCTCAGTACCCTTTCTCTTTTGCCCTCTATATCAAATATAGTTTGGATCATAATAGGTTAAGGGTTGATTATCTCGTAGAGAATAAGGGTAAGGGAATTTTACCCTTCTCAATAGGAGCCCATCCCGGTTTTATCTGTCCCTTAGATTCTGGTCTTAAGTTTGAAGACTATTATGTCCAGTTCAATCGAAGGGAAAAGATAGCACGACGTTATAAGAATGAATTCCTAACAGGAGAGAAAGAACTTCTTCTTGATAATAGTGATAGGATCGATCTTGATTATAGATTATTTGATAGGGGAGCTATTATTTTTTCGGGTTTAGAATCAGATTCTGTTATTCTCAAAAGTGACAAATCATCCCATTCTGTACAGATGGATTTTGCTGGTTTCCCTGATTTTGGTATATGGACTGTTCCAGGTAAAAAAGCTCCTTATCTATGCCTGGAACCATGGTTTGGTGTAGATTCTAGTGAAGGGGACTCTTCCGATTTTGAGAAAAAAGAGGGAATCCAATTTCTTCAAACTGGTGAAACCTTTCCATGCTCCTACTCTCTATTGTTTTCTTAA
- a CDS encoding outer membrane lipoprotein-sorting protein, which translates to MRSTFIFIFLTMSLTIYSQSAQVIVQKADDNIKGPQVWSLSTIQIVRNGNTLPLQRMEGYSMDINGQYHSLTVYLGPPRMKGTAYLMIEDNLWVRFSSTGRVRKLSSSAKKNSAGGSDFSYNDMGDDNAGISSKYRVRLAGEKKINKQNCYLIEMFPKNEKSSSYDKILAYISEKDFHYIQLDYYEAGALIKTMTLNDYRSIDQKEYPYIITMESHVKNSITTITTESIEFNSPKVKSQMFSPSYIQNESIF; encoded by the coding sequence ATGAGGTCCACATTCATTTTTATTTTTCTAACAATGTCTTTAACGATCTATTCACAAAGCGCACAAGTTATAGTTCAGAAAGCAGATGACAATATAAAGGGACCACAAGTATGGTCTTTAAGCACTATCCAGATTGTGAGGAATGGAAACACCTTACCCCTACAAAGAATGGAAGGTTATTCCATGGATATTAATGGACAATATCATAGTCTAACCGTTTATCTAGGTCCTCCACGCATGAAGGGAACTGCTTATTTGATGATTGAGGATAATTTATGGGTTCGTTTTTCCTCCACAGGACGGGTTCGTAAATTATCATCTTCTGCTAAGAAAAATTCAGCTGGAGGAAGCGATTTTTCCTACAACGATATGGGGGATGATAATGCCGGAATTAGTTCTAAATATAGAGTTAGGTTAGCAGGGGAAAAGAAAATTAACAAACAAAACTGTTATTTGATTGAAATGTTTCCTAAGAATGAAAAGTCTTCTTCCTATGATAAAATTCTTGCCTATATAAGTGAAAAAGATTTTCATTATATTCAACTTGATTATTATGAGGCTGGTGCGCTTATTAAAACGATGACTTTGAATGATTATCGATCAATTGATCAAAAGGAATATCCTTATATTATCACCATGGAGAGTCATGTGAAAAATTCTATAACAACTATTACTACAGAGTCCATAGAATTTAATTCCCCTAAAGTGAAATCCCAGATGTTTTCCCCTTCATATATACAAAATGAAAGTATATTTTAG
- a CDS encoding efflux RND transporter permease subunit produces MVHSTIREKLLGKWGRWGATHWIKTLLFGAIISVFMSWGVIHLTMEMTFFSIMPGQSTQVKDLKQIMGDYPLASGITIVIDGRTLKNQDVARKKIEATILEVEQEFNQQRYKPYIKAVYGHINRDFFKSHSLIINELEDRERLFRIFKSVDLASFLYGLNNDFEREYSGNDQKLKDDESEAVGQFEGLNSLINLMVQSFDGQLNSRDSISQSFDDFLFGPSYYLSKDNRMAIIQIEPTFTMEDFSILVPGVNTIEEGAKLIAARNGLKAYCTGLTTIARDEMITSQQGLGISMLLAFFLILLIMVFVFKMCSTPLITGVPLLIGIYWSIGMTGFLIHRLNIMTAMYMVALVGLGIDYSIHLLTSYTQERDNGLDYLSAMEKAFATTGSGILTGALTTAIAFFSMMVADTELMRELGMVAGLGILFELLAMLIFLPPLIGLASTLKRKKPSKTYKFFTKFFIPSDFGEYLGSRIVKHPTFFIILMLSFSAFLAIKIGDVKIEKNLLNMEAKDLESVKMQDVLVDEFGMGADGLFVLTQNIHELKDLEKQIKKLDSVKQVESLAPLLLTEEEWQNRIPGVVQFKQNAMNLEVTRNVNLSLLKDELIRLEMNLIELSDMSYLGNMKKMSLTLNQMTGYNKEGIKERESALARIIDQLNKSDFDESMLRQFQYTFSSLLKEKLINMSSIEAYDQNELPPLYGKGYYSQKNNSYLMSIIPTQNPWEGDFRQIFLTQVSSITDKGTGMIMASDQLTIMAESDGLKASMTALIAIFLILLIDFRNLKIVIFTMIPLCLSFIALFGFMGWTGMRFDFVNIIAVPLLIGIGIDDSVHISHRYLLEGKGQIERVIAKTGTAVMLTSLTTIIAFASFIPSVMQAMHSTGILLSVAMTFAFLFSIIFYPAFLNLVVDRNKFNLYPWGS; encoded by the coding sequence ATGGTACATTCTACCATTAGAGAAAAACTCCTAGGCAAGTGGGGGCGCTGGGGAGCTACTCATTGGATTAAGACTTTGCTCTTTGGGGCTATAATCAGTGTCTTTATGTCATGGGGTGTCATACACCTGACAATGGAGATGACTTTCTTTTCTATAATGCCAGGTCAATCAACACAAGTTAAGGATCTAAAACAGATAATGGGTGACTATCCTTTAGCTTCTGGAATCACCATTGTCATTGATGGGCGTACCCTTAAGAATCAGGATGTAGCTAGAAAGAAAATAGAAGCGACCATATTAGAGGTGGAACAGGAGTTCAATCAACAGCGCTACAAACCTTATATAAAGGCCGTATATGGGCATATAAATAGGGATTTCTTCAAATCACACAGTCTTATTATAAATGAATTAGAAGACAGGGAACGTCTGTTTCGTATATTTAAAAGCGTCGATCTTGCCTCCTTCTTGTATGGATTAAACAATGACTTTGAAAGAGAATATTCTGGGAATGATCAGAAACTTAAGGATGATGAGTCCGAGGCTGTTGGCCAGTTTGAGGGTCTGAATTCTCTAATAAATTTGATGGTCCAATCTTTTGATGGACAACTAAACTCAAGAGATAGTATTAGTCAATCTTTCGATGATTTCCTGTTTGGTCCCTCTTATTATCTTAGTAAAGACAATAGAATGGCTATTATTCAGATTGAACCAACCTTTACTATGGAGGATTTTTCTATTCTGGTTCCAGGAGTAAATACCATAGAAGAAGGAGCTAAACTAATTGCAGCTCGAAATGGTTTAAAAGCTTATTGTACAGGTTTAACCACCATTGCGCGAGATGAGATGATAACTAGTCAACAAGGATTAGGAATCTCTATGTTGCTTGCCTTCTTTCTTATTCTTCTCATTATGGTATTCGTTTTTAAAATGTGTTCCACACCCCTGATAACTGGGGTTCCTTTGTTAATAGGAATATATTGGTCTATTGGAATGACAGGATTCTTAATTCATCGACTAAATATAATGACTGCTATGTATATGGTCGCATTGGTTGGATTGGGAATTGACTATTCTATACACCTTCTTACTTCTTATACTCAAGAACGTGATAATGGATTGGATTATTTATCAGCCATGGAAAAAGCTTTCGCTACAACAGGGTCGGGAATCTTGACCGGTGCTTTAACAACAGCCATAGCCTTTTTTTCTATGATGGTGGCTGATACTGAGCTAATGAGAGAGTTGGGAATGGTGGCAGGATTAGGAATTCTTTTTGAATTACTTGCTATGCTTATTTTTCTACCTCCGTTAATCGGGCTTGCTTCTACTTTGAAAAGGAAGAAACCATCAAAGACTTATAAGTTCTTTACAAAGTTTTTTATTCCTTCAGATTTTGGTGAATATCTTGGATCAAGGATTGTAAAACATCCTACCTTTTTTATTATTTTAATGTTATCTTTTTCTGCTTTTTTAGCCATAAAAATTGGTGATGTTAAGATTGAAAAGAATCTCCTTAATATGGAAGCAAAGGACCTAGAATCTGTAAAAATGCAGGATGTTTTAGTTGATGAATTTGGTATGGGGGCAGACGGTCTATTTGTTTTAACACAAAATATACATGAACTAAAAGATTTAGAGAAACAAATCAAGAAACTAGATTCCGTTAAACAAGTAGAATCTTTGGCTCCTCTTCTTCTTACTGAAGAAGAATGGCAAAATCGAATTCCTGGTGTCGTTCAATTTAAACAGAATGCAATGAATTTAGAGGTAACTAGAAATGTTAACTTATCTTTGTTAAAAGATGAACTAATAAGATTAGAAATGAACCTAATTGAATTATCAGATATGTCTTATCTAGGTAATATGAAAAAAATGTCACTAACTTTGAATCAAATGACTGGGTATAACAAGGAGGGGATAAAAGAGAGAGAAAGTGCCTTGGCACGTATAATTGATCAATTGAATAAGTCAGATTTTGATGAATCTATGCTTCGTCAATTTCAGTATACCTTTTCATCATTGTTGAAGGAAAAATTAATCAATATGTCTTCTATCGAAGCTTATGATCAGAATGAACTTCCTCCTTTATATGGTAAAGGATACTACTCACAAAAAAACAACTCTTACCTTATGTCCATCATACCTACTCAAAATCCTTGGGAAGGGGACTTTCGACAAATATTTCTAACTCAGGTTTCTTCTATAACAGATAAAGGAACAGGCATGATCATGGCATCTGATCAATTGACTATTATGGCAGAGTCAGACGGTCTCAAAGCTTCTATGACTGCTTTAATTGCGATATTTTTAATTCTTTTGATTGATTTTCGGAATCTGAAAATAGTTATTTTCACTATGATTCCCCTATGCCTATCATTTATTGCATTGTTTGGATTTATGGGATGGACAGGAATGAGATTTGATTTTGTTAACATTATAGCAGTTCCCCTGCTTATTGGAATAGGAATAGATGATTCAGTGCATATCAGTCATCGCTATTTATTAGAAGGAAAAGGCCAAATAGAACGAGTCATTGCTAAAACAGGTACGGCAGTTATGTTAACAAGTCTTACAACTATTATTGCTTTTGCCTCTTTTATTCCTTCCGTTATGCAGGCCATGCATAGTACCGGAATTCTATTATCAGTGGCTATGACCTTTGCTTTTCTTTTCTCCATTATTTTTTATCCTGCTTTCTTGAATCTGGTTGTAGACCGGAATAAATTTAATTTATATCCATGGGGGTCCTAA
- a CDS encoding GH1 family beta-glucosidase produces MKFPNNFVWGAASAAYQIEGASFEDGKGLSIWDVHTNDTHPDPITGISNIKNNDNGNIACDHYHRYREDVALMKKIGIKAYRFSLSWTRIIPDGQGAVNQKGIDFYNNLIDELLAAGIEPYITLFHWDFPQKLQEIGGWSHPDMPRIFADYVQVAVEAFSDRVKYWMTLNEPQCHIIVGHVDGKCAPKLRVSPKEAFYLIHSILKAHGLGVQRIRQYAKQNVQVGIAPNPSAFYPYSDNPDDQLAAQEKAFTADSRNLWATTWWLDPLLLGHYPEDGIEAYGSDFPQEINNPEDLAIINQSLDFLGCNFYTGACVRADNKGMPVIVDPKIGYDRTAFKWEVTPRILQYMPIFLYNRYHLPILITENGLSLSDWVSLDGKVHDPNRIDYMQRYLRELKKAIDRGVPVLGYLTWSIMDNFEWNDGYGERFGLIHVDYGTQKRTIKDSGYWYNKIIESNGKSL; encoded by the coding sequence ATGAAATTTCCAAATAACTTTGTCTGGGGCGCTGCTTCAGCGGCTTATCAAATAGAAGGAGCATCCTTTGAAGACGGGAAGGGCCTTTCTATCTGGGATGTGCATACAAATGATACTCATCCAGATCCCATAACAGGAATCTCTAATATTAAAAATAATGATAACGGTAATATCGCTTGTGATCATTATCATCGTTACAGAGAGGATGTGGCTCTAATGAAAAAAATCGGTATCAAAGCTTACCGATTTTCCCTAAGCTGGACTCGTATCATTCCTGATGGTCAAGGCGCAGTAAATCAAAAAGGTATTGATTTTTATAATAATCTGATCGATGAACTTTTAGCCGCAGGAATTGAGCCATATATAACATTGTTTCATTGGGATTTCCCTCAAAAACTCCAAGAGATTGGGGGCTGGAGCCATCCTGATATGCCTCGTATCTTTGCTGACTATGTGCAGGTTGCTGTAGAGGCTTTCTCTGATCGTGTCAAATATTGGATGACTTTGAATGAACCTCAATGTCATATAATAGTAGGGCATGTGGATGGTAAATGTGCCCCTAAATTAAGGGTTAGTCCAAAGGAAGCCTTTTACTTAATCCATAGCATCTTGAAAGCACACGGATTAGGTGTACAAAGAATACGACAATATGCAAAGCAGAATGTTCAGGTTGGTATTGCTCCCAATCCATCAGCTTTTTATCCGTACTCTGATAATCCTGATGATCAGTTAGCGGCTCAAGAAAAAGCGTTTACAGCGGACAGTCGTAATCTGTGGGCTACTACCTGGTGGCTAGATCCTCTTCTACTTGGTCATTATCCTGAAGATGGTATAGAGGCTTATGGGAGTGATTTTCCGCAAGAAATCAACAACCCTGAGGATTTAGCTATCATTAATCAATCTTTAGATTTTCTGGGCTGTAATTTCTATACCGGTGCATGTGTTAGAGCTGATAATAAAGGGATGCCCGTTATCGTGGATCCAAAAATTGGATATGACCGTACAGCATTCAAATGGGAGGTTACTCCTCGTATCCTCCAGTATATGCCTATTTTCCTCTATAACAGATATCACTTACCTATACTAATTACAGAAAATGGACTGTCCCTGTCTGACTGGGTTTCCCTTGATGGAAAAGTCCATGATCCCAATAGAATTGATTACATGCAAAGGTACTTGAGAGAACTCAAAAAAGCTATAGATCGAGGTGTGCCAGTACTAGGTTATTTAACCTGGTCCATTATGGATAATTTTGAATGGAATGATGGATATGGGGAACGATTCGGTCTTATCCATGTAGACTATGGGACTCAAAAAAGAACTATTAAGGACTCTGGATATTGGTACAATAAAATCATAGAATCCAATGGAAAATCCCTTTAA
- a CDS encoding carbohydrate ABC transporter permease translates to MVTTDRFYQTLLHIVMLILCAICVLPFLLLISSSLSSEQSLVIRGYTFWPSHLDLSAYKYLFIGSKAILRGYIISTLVTVLGTLLSLVLTTLFAYPLSRKNLPGRNFFAFFVFFTMLFNGGLVPSYIMWTQMLHIKNTIWALILPNLLLNAFNIIMMRTYFSSNLPEEVIESARMDGAKEFTILTRIVIPMSTPIMITVCLLVGLTYWNDWLNGLYYISKDQYYSIQVLLTKMLKNIEMVKKASSAGASSMTLPSTSIRMAVAVMGVLPILVVYPFFQKYFVKGIIIGAVKG, encoded by the coding sequence ATGGTTACGACAGATAGATTTTATCAGACCCTTTTACACATAGTAATGTTAATATTATGTGCTATCTGTGTTCTGCCCTTTTTATTATTAATTAGTTCCTCCCTTAGTTCGGAACAAAGTCTTGTTATTAGGGGATATACATTTTGGCCTAGTCATCTTGATTTAAGTGCCTATAAGTATCTCTTTATTGGATCCAAGGCTATCCTAAGGGGCTATATTATATCAACACTTGTAACAGTATTAGGGACTTTATTGAGCCTGGTTCTAACTACATTATTTGCTTATCCCTTATCTCGTAAGAATCTTCCGGGACGCAATTTTTTTGCTTTTTTTGTATTCTTTACTATGCTGTTTAATGGAGGTTTAGTTCCCAGTTATATAATGTGGACTCAGATGCTTCATATTAAGAATACTATCTGGGCATTGATATTACCAAATCTATTGTTAAATGCTTTTAATATAATAATGATGCGAACTTATTTTTCCTCAAACTTACCTGAAGAGGTGATAGAATCGGCACGAATGGATGGTGCAAAAGAATTCACCATACTGACAAGAATAGTAATACCCATGTCTACTCCTATAATGATAACTGTATGTTTACTAGTAGGATTGACCTATTGGAATGATTGGCTTAATGGCCTTTATTACATTAGTAAGGATCAATATTACAGTATCCAGGTTTTATTAACAAAAATGCTTAAAAACATTGAAATGGTTAAGAAAGCATCCTCTGCAGGTGCCTCTTCAATGACTCTACCATCGACATCAATAAGAATGGCTGTTGCCGTGATGGGTGTCCTCCCCATCCTTGTTGTCTATCCTTTCTTCCAGAAATATTTTGTCAAGGGCATCATTATTGGTGCTGTTAAAGGTTAA
- a CDS encoding ABC transporter permease: MTSHKQHKLKMFLPLYLMMVPGIIYIFVNNYIPMAGIILAFKKYDYKLGMFRSKFIGFSNFEFLFKTKDALTITRNTLLYNVVFILLGTILAITIAILLNEIRNDKAKKAYQTLILIPYLISMVVVSYVVYGFLNSQFGYINKTILSALNREGISWYSNPQYWPFILVLVYLWKSIGFNCIIYFATLVGIDKGYYEAAEIDGANKWKQIIHITLPSLKPTIIILTLMAIGRIFYSDFGLFYQVPMNSGALIDVTNTIDTYVYRGLTQLNNIGMVSAAGFYQSVVGFILVLTANFIVRKVSKENALF, from the coding sequence ATGACTAGTCATAAACAGCACAAATTAAAAATGTTTCTCCCCCTTTATTTGATGATGGTACCAGGCATTATCTATATTTTTGTGAATAACTATATTCCTATGGCGGGTATCATACTCGCCTTTAAAAAATACGATTATAAGCTAGGTATGTTCCGTAGTAAGTTTATAGGATTCAGTAACTTTGAATTCTTGTTTAAAACAAAGGACGCCCTTACCATTACTCGAAATACCTTGTTATATAATGTTGTATTCATCCTATTGGGTACGATACTAGCGATAACCATAGCTATACTTTTAAATGAGATTCGAAATGATAAAGCAAAAAAAGCTTACCAAACTCTAATTCTTATTCCCTACCTTATCTCCATGGTAGTGGTCAGTTATGTGGTTTATGGGTTTCTGAATTCACAATTTGGTTATATTAATAAGACGATACTATCGGCTTTAAACCGTGAAGGTATTTCATGGTATTCTAATCCCCAATATTGGCCTTTTATTCTGGTACTCGTGTATTTATGGAAGAGCATTGGCTTTAATTGTATTATTTATTTTGCCACTTTGGTTGGTATAGATAAGGGATATTATGAGGCTGCAGAAATAGACGGGGCTAATAAATGGAAACAAATTATTCATATAACTTTACCAAGTTTAAAACCAACCATTATTATTCTCACTTTAATGGCCATAGGTCGGATATTTTATTCCGACTTTGGACTATTTTATCAAGTACCTATGAATAGTGGTGCCTTAATTGATGTAACAAATACTATAGATACTTATGTCTACAGAGGCCTTACCCAGTTAAATAATATTGGTATGGTATCTGCCGCTGGTTTTTATCAATCAGTAGTAGGTTTTATTTTGGTTCTTACTGCTAACTTTATTGTCCGTAAAGTCAGCAAAGAGAACGCTCTATTTTAG
- a CDS encoding ABC transporter substrate-binding protein, whose protein sequence is MLRKKVFLGVTILLATLVLFGCQQKNEASNKDSEDYVVTIYAPYNASTEDCEQISKEVSKITESLIGCKVEVIRNVTVEQLNLALVSGEKLDLFYAFPWEVSLSSMASSNQIVDMTDLLQQYAPNTNKSISSDDWRCVTINGRIYGIPMNKDKAQGRGFLMVKEIADEVGIDYSQYLTYADLDKYFAKIKKAYPDMYPVVPNTGTMNRPAWSADVLGDSLGVLENCLVDDTTVVNLYNTDSFKEYASYIYKWAQEGYMMPDGVNTTEGYDIFISSGIGFGTFTPFKAGMEAEESRKCGKDIVIAKLYEPHSTTSMVNASWCIANNSTNPQKAMEVLELMYNNSDIANLLINGLEGVHWKFTDKEQGIIDYADGINASNTGYSVVGWAWPNEQITYVWKGDDPEVWNKLGEFNKSAHSSPAKGFVWNNEKVLNEVTACNNVIAKYEAGLVTGCLNPDTTIPKFNAELKTAGIDTIILEKQKQLNDWLSKQ, encoded by the coding sequence ATGTTACGGAAAAAAGTGTTTTTAGGAGTTACGATTTTATTGGCAACACTAGTATTATTTGGTTGTCAACAGAAGAACGAAGCTTCAAATAAAGACTCTGAAGATTATGTGGTTACTATTTATGCTCCCTATAATGCTTCTACTGAGGATTGCGAACAGATATCTAAAGAGGTGAGTAAGATAACAGAATCCCTTATTGGATGTAAGGTTGAGGTTATTCGTAATGTTACAGTTGAACAGTTAAATTTAGCTTTGGTATCTGGAGAAAAACTGGATCTCTTTTATGCTTTTCCCTGGGAAGTATCTCTTTCTTCTATGGCTTCCAGTAATCAGATTGTAGATATGACTGATCTTCTTCAGCAATATGCACCTAACACAAACAAAAGTATTTCTTCTGATGACTGGCGATGCGTTACCATTAATGGTCGTATCTATGGTATTCCTATGAATAAGGATAAGGCTCAAGGAAGAGGTTTCCTAATGGTCAAAGAAATAGCAGATGAAGTAGGTATCGATTATAGCCAATACCTAACTTATGCTGATCTTGATAAATATTTTGCTAAAATAAAAAAAGCTTATCCTGATATGTATCCAGTCGTACCTAATACAGGAACTATGAATAGGCCAGCCTGGTCAGCAGATGTGCTTGGGGATAGTTTAGGAGTTCTTGAAAATTGCCTTGTCGATGATACAACAGTTGTCAATTTATATAATACAGATTCCTTTAAAGAATATGCTTCATACATTTACAAATGGGCTCAAGAAGGATACATGATGCCAGATGGGGTTAACACGACTGAAGGCTATGATATTTTTATTAGCTCTGGAATAGGTTTTGGAACTTTTACTCCTTTTAAGGCAGGAATGGAAGCTGAAGAGAGCAGAAAATGTGGTAAAGATATTGTGATAGCAAAACTTTATGAACCTCATTCAACAACCTCAATGGTCAATGCCTCATGGTGTATTGCAAACAATAGTACTAATCCTCAAAAGGCTATGGAAGTACTTGAATTGATGTATAACAATTCTGATATAGCAAATCTACTAATTAATGGACTTGAAGGTGTTCACTGGAAGTTTACTGATAAGGAACAAGGTATAATTGACTATGCCGATGGTATTAATGCCTCAAATACTGGTTATTCTGTAGTAGGCTGGGCCTGGCCTAATGAGCAAATAACCTATGTATGGAAAGGTGATGATCCTGAAGTTTGGAACAAACTTGGGGAATTTAATAAATCTGCTCATTCTTCTCCTGCTAAAGGTTTTGTTTGGAATAATGAAAAGGTACTTAATGAAGTTACCGCTTGTAACAATGTTATTGCTAAATATGAAGCCGGACTTGTCACAGGTTGTTTGAATCCAGACACTACTATACCTAAATTCAATGCAGAACTAAAAACTGCTGGTATTGATACTATTATTTTAGAGAAGCAAAAACAATTAAATGACTGGTTATCAAAACAATAA
- a CDS encoding sensor histidine kinase, whose amino-acid sequence MKSTPLKQLIISILLIFFLPFTLFFLFYNLYTIKNVNSRIAQNTKGRVEYYRNSLEDLLKNNEKFMINLVANNNNFRQLKFKETELEAHLNCYSIIQKYKDIININPIIRGFYIVSKTNNMARHIYREGLGLEQKKLLNQYIMKQIEDDCYDPQHWEVVYLGNKSYLLRILGLNNTYCVSFIDFDLLLSKSNTITSPKEQIFFSLPNKTVLKGRKQLLQDNIILNKIDYDKEYSLLKSKHNYLFVASYSPYMRLYLVSYQFYEGLLKSMTWFQFILLVSTLIFIILILIIFNLLNSLILSPLNILNNTMKDIKDGQVNKQLQIPKKVSEFKAVGSLFNEMLVELKELKIDQYERTLQNQQAELERLYIQIRPHFFLNCLKIFYGMAQQQEYKKLQEMIISLSQYLRSVFKNKELTTALDDEIDSVRKFIELKNKTDDAQIILETKIPDFLKTFQIPTMTVLTFIENSLKYALEPNHPLTLSIKVIYLPNPSDDVINISITDNGPGFDLKILDWLNSEKKEKNSFQEHVGIRNVCKRLQLLYQDRARIIFLNQGGAHVELFLPYNEK is encoded by the coding sequence TTGAAAAGCACCCCGTTAAAACAATTAATAATTTCTATTCTTTTGATCTTTTTTTTACCTTTTACTTTGTTCTTCCTTTTTTATAATCTTTATACCATTAAAAATGTTAATTCTCGAATTGCCCAAAATACTAAAGGTAGAGTTGAGTATTATAGAAATAGTCTTGAAGATCTATTAAAGAATAATGAAAAGTTTATGATTAATCTTGTAGCTAATAATAATAACTTTAGGCAACTAAAATTTAAAGAAACTGAATTAGAAGCTCACCTTAATTGCTACAGTATCATTCAAAAATATAAAGATATTATTAATATTAATCCCATTATTCGGGGTTTCTATATTGTTTCCAAAACTAATAACATGGCAAGGCATATATATAGGGAAGGGTTAGGACTAGAACAAAAGAAATTGTTAAATCAATATATAATGAAACAGATAGAGGACGATTGTTATGATCCACAACACTGGGAAGTTGTTTATTTGGGTAATAAAAGTTATCTATTGCGCATTTTAGGTTTGAATAATACCTACTGTGTCAGTTTTATTGATTTTGATTTATTGCTTTCAAAAAGTAATACTATCACTTCCCCTAAAGAACAGATTTTCTTTTCCTTACCAAATAAAACAGTCCTAAAGGGAAGAAAGCAATTATTACAGGATAATATTATTCTAAATAAAATAGACTATGATAAGGAATATTCTTTATTAAAATCAAAGCACAATTATCTCTTTGTGGCTAGTTATTCTCCATATATGAGATTGTACTTAGTTAGTTACCAGTTTTATGAAGGACTTCTTAAAAGTATGACCTGGTTTCAGTTCATCCTATTAGTCTCTACCTTGATATTTATTATACTTATTCTTATTATATTTAATTTGCTTAATTCCCTAATATTATCCCCTCTTAATATTCTTAATAATACCATGAAGGATATAAAAGATGGACAAGTAAATAAGCAATTACAGATACCAAAAAAAGTTAGTGAATTTAAAGCTGTTGGGTCTTTGTTTAATGAGATGCTCGTTGAACTTAAAGAGTTGAAAATTGATCAATATGAACGAACATTGCAAAATCAACAAGCTGAATTAGAGCGTTTATACATTCAGATACGACCCCACTTCTTTCTTAACTGTTTAAAAATATTCTATGGAATGGCTCAGCAGCAGGAATATAAAAAACTACAGGAAATGATCATTTCCTTGTCTCAATATTTACGAAGTGTTTTTAAAAATAAGGAATTGACTACAGCATTGGATGATGAAATTGATAGTGTACGAAAATTCATTGAACTAAAAAATAAGACTGATGATGCTCAGATAATTCTTGAAACTAAGATTCCGGATTTTTTAAAAACATTTCAAATCCCCACAATGACAGTTCTTACCTTTATTGAGAATTCTTTAAAATATGCTCTTGAACCTAATCATCCATTAACTTTGTCTATAAAAGTTATATACCTTCCTAATCCTTCTGATGATGTAATTAATATTTCTATTACTGATAATGGTCCTGGTTTTGATCTAAAGATTCTGGACTGGCTAAACTCTGAGAAAAAAGAAAAGAATTCTTTCCAAGAGCATGTGGGAATACGGAATGTCTGTAAGAGGTTGCAACTTCTGTATCAAGATAGAGCCCGTATCATCTTTCTGAATCAAGGTGGTGCTCATGTCGAATTGTTTCTTCCTTATAATGAAAAGTAA